A DNA window from Paralichthys olivaceus isolate ysfri-2021 chromosome 3, ASM2471397v2, whole genome shotgun sequence contains the following coding sequences:
- the LOC109625239 gene encoding transmembrane protein 205 has product MSTDQDPTFTVKLLQLLLLSTYWGMQIWVTFISSFVMDSNLSRHTYGFIQSRLVPFYLHLGSACAFFNLTIYAVYHPSDMLDDRESFQIFIFFVSVTVAAVNAQWFGQMTSEIMADMHLIEQACGLGQDIGLSSNREAYAKLCETDVKYRHLSSRLWLYRLLSSLCNLCCIGCNFYSLWYLAENLVTL; this is encoded by the exons ATGTCCACCGACCAGGACCCAACGTTCACAgtcaagctgctgcagctgctgctgctctccaccTACTGGGGAATGCAGATTTGGGTCACCTTTATTTCAA GCTTTGTGATGGACAGCAACCTGAGCAGACACACGTACGGTTTTATTCAGAGTCGTCTTGTCCCGTTCTACCTTCACCTGGGTTCAGCTTGTGCCTTCTTCAACCTCACCATCTACGCTGTGTATCACCCCAGCGACATGCTGGACGACAGAGAGTCCTTTCAG ATCTTCatcttctttgtgtctgtgacgGTTGCGGCGGTCAACGCCCAGTGGTTTGGGCAAATGACATCGGAGATCATGGCAGACATGCACCTCATTGAGCAGGCGTGCGGACTGGGGCAGGACATCGGCCTGTCGTCTAACCGCGAAGCTTACGCCAAGCTGTGTGAGACGGATGTTAAATACAGACACCTCAGCAGTCGCCTGTGGCTGTACAGACTGCTGTCCTCCCTCTGTAATCTCTGCTGCATCGGCTGCAACTTCTACAGTCTCTGGTACTTAGCAGAGAACCTCGTCACTCTGTAA
- the LOC138407242 gene encoding uncharacterized protein: MPSLHHGAILIGAFLIVTGGSTAFLASSQSRLQAFSLCCVVLGVVMLILGLFWAVNNAVNYNHREFDPECPHYPYDNPNFGSHALFTPPGSRFPESDSVFLPRTMERHRHGARGEEFDYPPMDSSPTPHPPPWLGPPPPYEVAIKTTCSSTHLRRAYSDTHLATEMLFGQSREISFEV; encoded by the exons ATGCCTTCCCTGCACCACGGAGCTATCCTCATCGGAGCCTTCCTCATTGTGACTGGGGGATCCACAGCCTTCCTGGCCTCATCCCAGAGCCGCCTGCAAgctttctccctctgctgcGTGGTGCTGGGGGTGGTCATGCTCATCCTGGGGCTTTTCTGGGCAGTAAACAATGCCGTAAACTACAACCACCGGGAGTTCGACCCAGAGTGCCCACATTATCCATATGACAACCCCAACTTTGGCAGCCATGCCCTCTTCACACCCCCAGGTAGCCGCTTCCCAGAGTCCGACTCAGTGTTTCTTCCCAG GACGATGGAACGCCACAGGCATGGTGCTCGTGGCGAGGAGTTCGACTACCCTCCGATGGACTCCAGTCCAACGCCTCACCCTCCCCCTTGGCTGGGACCCCCTCCTCCCTATGAGGTTGCCATCAAGACCACGTGCAGCTCCACACACCTGCGGCGTGCGtactcagacacacacctggCGACAGAGATGCTGTTTGGACAGTCAAGAGAGATCAGCTTTGAGGTGTGA
- the dhcr24 gene encoding delta(24)-sterol reductase: MSPLLYLGGLVVLLLLWIRLKGLDYVIVHQRWIFVCLFLLPLSVVFDVYYYVRAWLIFKMCSAPKLHDQRVRDIQRQVREWRKDGSKTHMCTGRPGWLTVSLRVGKYKKTHKNIMINMMDILEVDTKRQVVRVEPLANMGQVTALLTSIGWTLPVLPELDDLTVGGLVMGTGIESSSHIYGLFQHICVAYELVLADGSLVRCTEEENSDLFHAVPWSCGTLGFLVAAEIKIVPAKSWVKLQYEPVRGLENICKRFTEASENKQNTFVEGLQYSLDTAVIMTGTMTDHAEPDKINRIGLHFKPWFFKHVESYLKRDHTGVEYIPLRQYYHRHTRSIFWEIQDIIPFGNNPVFRCLFGWMVPPKISLLKLTQGETIRRLYEQHHVVQDMLVPMKHLQAAITCFHEDISVYPLWLCPFLLPSGRGMVHPKGEEAELYVDIGAYGEPKVKHFEAKASTRQLEKFVRDVHGFQMLYADVYMDREEFWEMFDGQLYHRLREELGCKGAFPEVYDKICKSARH; the protein is encoded by the exons ATGTCCCCGCTGCTGTATTTAGGAGGACTGgtggtgttgctgctgctgtggatcaGACTCAAAGGTCTAGACTACGTGATCGTGCACCAGAGGTggatctttgtttgtttgttcctgcTGCCGCTCTCCGTCGTATTCGATGTCTATTACTATGTGCGCGCGTGGCTCATATTCAAGATGTGCTCTGCGCCAAAACTGCACGACCAGCGCGTGCGAGACATCCAGAGACAG GTGCGTGAGTGGAGGAAGGACGGGAGTAAGACGCACATGTGCACCGGTCGGCCCGGCTGGCTCACTGTGTCTCTCAGAGTGGGAAAatacaagaaaacacacaaaaacatcatgatCAATATGATGGACATTCTGGAGGTGGACACCAAGAGGCAG GTGGTGAGAGTTGAGCCGCTAGCCAACATGGGCCAGGTAACAGCTCTCCTCACTTCTATTGGCTGGACTCTGCCGGTGCTGCCAGAGCTGGATGATCTCACCGTGG GTGGTTTGGTGATGGGTACAGGCATCGAATCGTCTTCTCATATTTACGGCCTGTTTCAGCACATCTGTGTTGCATATGAACTGGTCCTAGCTGATGGCAGTTTGGTTCGCTGCACTGAG GAGGAAAACTCTGACTTGTTCCATGCTGTCCCGTGGTCCTGTGGTACTCTGGGATTCCTGGTTGCAGCTGAAATTAAAATAGTCCCTGCTAAGTCCTGGGTGAAGCTGCAGTATGAGCCAGTCAGAGGGCTGGAGAACATCTGCAAGCGCTTCACCGAAGCATCGGAGAACAAGCAGAACACGTTTGTCGAGGGCCTCCAGTACAGTCTGGACACTGCTGTCATCATGACGGGAACCATGACTGACCACGCAGAGCCTGATAAG ATTAACAGAATCGGGCTGCACTTTAAACCCTGGTTCTTCAAACACGTGGAGAGCTACCTGAAGAGAGACCACACTGGGGTGGAGTACATTCCTCTGAGACAGTattaccacagacacacacgcagcatCTTCTGGGAGATTCAG gaCATCATCCCATTCGGTAACAATCCGGTCTTTCGCTGTCTTTTCGGATGGATGGTTCCTCCGAAGATCTCTCTGTTGAAGCTCACGCAGGGAGAGACCATCAGGCGGCTTTACGAACAGCACCACGTGGTCCAGGACATGCTGGTTCCCATGAAGCATCTGCAGGCCGCCATCACATGCTTCCACGAGGACATTAGT GTTTACCCTCTGTGGCTGTGTCCGTTCCTGTTGCCATCAGGCAGAGGGATGGTTCATCCCAAAGGTGAAGAGGCGGAGCTGTACGTGGATATCGGGGCTTACGGAGAACCTAAAGTCAAACACTTTGAAGCTAAAGCATCAACACGTCAGCTGGAGAAGTTTGTGAGAGATGTGCACGG GTTCCAGATGCTGTATGCAGATGTGTATATGGACCGAGAGGAGTTCTGGGAGATGTTTGATGGACAACTGTATCacagactgagagaggaacTGGGCTGTAAAGGGGCCTTCCCCGAGGTTTACGACAAAATTTGTAAATCTGCTCGacactga
- the LOC138407239 gene encoding uncharacterized protein → MPHPKGMLLFLGVFLMTAGGVLVLGVALPFQSAPFFVVGVFLGLGGLGLLVSMLCMAMKNIQVAVPGHFLLHPRTGTRFSPPQALAIQRRLDRIRREMSADSVRHRPEPEPSLPSTPPPWTMEPPPSYDTVMKSQEQSEQL, encoded by the exons ATGCCGCACCCCAAGGGGATGCTGCTGTTTCTGGGCGTTTTTCTCATGACTGCCGGGGGGGTCTTGGTCCTGGGCGTGGCTCTGCCCTTTCAGTCAGCCCCGTTCTTCGTGGTCGGGGTCTTCCTGGGTCTGGGGGGTCTGGGCCTGCTGGTCAGTATGCTCTGCATGGCCATGAAGAACATCCAGGTGGCGGTGCCCGGACACTTCCTCCTTCACCCCCGCACAGGCACACGCTTCAGCCCTCCGCAGGCTCTGGCTATACAGAG GAGGTTGGATCGGATTCGTCGGGAGATGTCAGCGGACTCTGTCAGACATAGACCGGAGCCTGAACCCTCCCTCCCATCCACCCCACCACCCTGGACCATGGAGCCGCCTCCGTCCTACGACACAGTGATGAAAAGCCAGGAGCAAAGCGAGCAGCTGTAA